The following proteins are co-located in the Macadamia integrifolia cultivar HAES 741 chromosome 3, SCU_Mint_v3, whole genome shotgun sequence genome:
- the LOC122072823 gene encoding protein SRC2-like translates to MASYGYDYQYQPPAPRAPMEVKVTVSSAKDLKNVNWRHGPLNPYAVIWVDPKSKCTTNVDGNGDTSPTWDETVTLPLTAPIDDGVLFIDIVHAKADEDTKPLIGSARVPLKEIVDDVGIGESAHKTLTLRRPSGRPQGKLELKVVVRDTRYRAPDPYYAPPYGVPPPATSRDYASPYGNTYAPPPPPPVTSYAAPPSGYPSAYGAPAYGQPASYGQPASYGQSPSYGQPASYGQSASYGQPAAYGQPAVEEKKKSKYGMGTGLAVGAVAGVLGGLALAEGVDYVEDKIEDDVAEKVEDDLGYEDDDF, encoded by the coding sequence ATGGCGTCGTATGGGTATGACTACCAATACCAGCCGCCGGCCCCGAGAGCTCCCATGGAAGTGAAAGTCACCGTCAGTTCAGCCAAGGATCTCAAGAACGTGAACTGGCGACACGGTCCCCTCAATCCCTATGCGGTCATCTGGGTAGATCCGAAATCCAAATGCACCACCAACGTCGACGGCAATGGCGACACCTCCCCCACTTGGGACGAGACCGTCACCCTTCCTCTCACTGCTCCGATCGACGATGGCGTACTCTTCATCGACATCGTCCATGCCAAGGCCGATGAAGACACCAAACCCCTGATCGGATCGGCCCGAGTCCCTCTCAAGGAGATAGTGGACGACGTCGGCATTGGTGAGTCAGCCCACAAGACGTTGACGCTCCGCCGCCCATCCGGCCGTCCACAAGGGAAGTTAGAGCTCAAAGTTGTCGTTCGTGATACTCGCTATCGTGCGCCGGATCCGTATTACGCTCCACCATATGGGGTCCCACCACCCGCTACTTCTCGTGACTACGCCAGCCCTTACGGAAACACATATGCTCCTCCGCCGCCGCCGCCGGTTACATCATACGCGGCGCCGCCGTCGGGGTATCCTTCTGCCTATGGTGCTCCTGCGTATGGACAGCCTGCGTCGTATGGACAGCCGGCATCTTATGGACAATCGCCATCGTATGGACAGCCGGCGTCTTATGGACAATCGGCGTCGTATGGACAGCCGGCAGCGTATGGACAGCCGGCggtagaggagaagaagaagagtaaataTGGAATGGGGACTGGATTGGCTGTTGGTGCGGTTGCAGGGGTGCTTGGTGGATTGGCGCTGGCGGAGGGTGTGGATTACGTGGAGGACAAGATTGAGGATGACGTGGCGGAGAAGGTCGAGGATGATCTTGGCTATGAGGACGATGACTTCTGA